CAATACGGTTGCTCCTATGGCCTATACGCCTGGTTCTGCCGCCTTTGTTACGGATGAGCAGACGCAGGCCTTTATGGAGGCTAGCATGCCCGCCCGCGATGTGGCTTCCACGGTGGCATGGTTGGCTCATGAGAGCTCCGAGGTCAACGGTGAAACCGTCGCAGCGGTCAGCAGACTCGTTACTCGCATCTTTCTGGCCGAGAGCAAGGGCTACTTTGGACCCGCGGACCAGGATTGGACTGTTGAATCTGTGAGGGACAACTGGCAAAAGGCGATGGATGAGACTGAGTTTACTATCCCGACTGATATGGCCGAGTTTGGCCCCAAGATCTTCCAGCGACTTGCTACGCGCCAGTGAGCATAGGTTTGATGGTTGTTTGTAGCTCGGACGAGGAAACATAGAGGATCCAAATGATCTCGTGGTTTAGAATAAAGATAGCTTGAAAACAATAGAAACCGGAGATTTCTCATTAGATGACCTGTCTTGAGTCTAGCGGCGCTAGAGGGGCATATATCCTCTCGTCTCGCATACCCTCAAATTCAGGGTAAAGGATCGAGGCATTTGGGGCGGAGGTACTTGAAATCTTGCGCTCTGGTGCCAGGGTAGCGATATCCAGTGATGTTGATGACCTGCGCAAACGGAATGCAGTTTCCGTGCACCGCTACGAATCTAAAATGTGACAAGATGTTAACTGCAGAGTCTAAGCCCGGGGGTAGGTTCCTCACGTTGCGCTCAGAGCTACCTTGTCGGCTGCGAACTTGTCCAGGGCTGCCAACAAGGCGCCCTGCTCGGAAGTCGTTATATTGGCCGTGTTTACGTTGTCTGCATCGAAAATCAAACTCGTGCTATTGGTGGTGGCGCACCGTGGGGAGACGTGCGCGTAGCTATGGTCGGCTGCGTGTACAGAATCTCCCATGTGTACGAGGGTAGCCTGGATAGTATCATCGCCGAGAGTATATGGGTGATTGGTCCTTAAGGAGGCTTCAGTGACTCCTTTTCTTTCTGGTCATAGAGTCTTACGAATATGTAATGAATCTGTCTTTGGGGATGGTTGAGTAGTAGTCCACCGCGTTGTCAAGGGCAATAACCCTTGCTCCGGCAGCCACGTAGTCGACAGTGCCATATGcatggtcatgatggtgatgagttgGCTAAAGAGAAATATCAGTGGTTCGTACATGGCATGGTAGGACGGCTACTTACCCAAACATGCGTCACGGTCTTGTTCAGCGTTTCTTTAACCCACCGCAAGACAAGCAGGCTCTGGTGTGGTGGAGCGTCTAGCACAACGACGTTGTTACCGAGTTCAAGGATGAGCTGGCGGTAACTGGGAGCATTAGTGACTGTGAGGAGCCAGACACCTGGGAGATCCTTCCAAGGTTGAGACGCGTTGAGGTTAGCGAAAGTACCAGTGTACTGGCCAGTCCACCTATAGTAAGCATTGTTCTCGCCAATCTCTGCAAAGCCGTAGTGTATGTCTCGCCTGGGCACGTGAGCTTCCAGAAaacggcgaggagggccATCGAAACGTGATGATGGTATTCCAGGGTTGACAAGCACCTTGGCAACGGAGTACTCTGTCAACAGATGTTTGCGATTATAAATCGTTTGGAAGCGACGGGGGAACTTGACCCCTTTCACGGTCACGTAGTCATTGAGAAACAGGTCGTTGGTAGAGGGGCCAAAGAAGCTATGGTTTTCGTACGAACGGATGAGATATGGGAGCTTGGTGTCTTCATCCAAGAGAACCGAGATGTCGAGGGTCTTGTCGTAAACTTGGACAAGGCAAGGTACAGGTCAGCATGGAAGCCGTTTCTAAAAACTTAAAGGGCCCGCATCTTCAACATACTGGCCCGGTGCTTTTTACCATCGGTGGTTTCTTCCATACGAATAGTGTGGTAATTATTCCACGAGATCTGTCACAGACGTTTAGTGTCTTGAGCCAAGTCTCTTGCAAATTAAGTGAACTGACAACCCTGAGAAGCATGGGAGACATTTTGACGGCCTCTTGTATTAGGAAGGCTGCCAGAAGTCCTGAAGAGATGCAAAATTAGTGATAGAGACGATGGAAGAGACCAGATATACTATTAATCAAGATACACACCATCTTTATACCCCGGAGGTGGTGCACTTGGGGCCAAGAGCAAGTCGCTTCCTTCCACAGTAGCAGCGAAACCGTCGCCTCCATCCTGGACAACGAGGGAGAAGTTGACTGGCTCAAGATTAGGACGGGCCCATAGGAAGATGGCTGGTGACACAAAATTAGCAATGGACTCCTAACAACGTCGTGTTTCTTATGCGCATGCCTGATAGGTCGTGAAATCTGTCGATGCGCTGCTTTACAACACCTCCGTGGAACGAGAAGGAAACGTTCTGACGACCGGCACCAGCCAATATTCTGTCGAGTCCGTTCAGGCCAAACGTCTGGGACATGGACCTGGAGCGAAAGTGTCTGTCATGATTTAGCGATGAAACGCCAGTAGCACAGGTCGCTGCATCAAGGTGAAGCATACCCGTCGCCTGAGTAGGTAACATCGAGAACGGCCTCGAGGTTACGGCTACCTCCTAAGGCTTCAATTCCTTGGGAAAGAAGCCAGTGGGAAGACGAGTCTCGTCCAAGGACGTCGGCAACAAAGGCTAGGACCACAAAACTGGCATATTGTAGTCCGATCATGGTGGAGGGTAGGCTGCCCCAATTGATGAGTACCAACGTAGTGTCTGAAGTCGAATAAGAGACAAAATGGCCAGATATTTATCTCAGTAAGGTCGATTGTTCTTGCCATCAATGACGCCTCTTAcagaagccatcagccacaatgGCAAGACACAGCTGTTAATATATGACGGCCTCAAAACCCAATACTGTAAAGGGCCGCAAAAGCAACCAAAATGCAGCAGATCCCTTTAAATTACCAGGCTCCTGACTGAACGTCCATTCATATCCCGAGATTTACTCCCGCGTGGGGGTTGGAAATCATCATGTAAGAGATCATTCGTAACGTCTCAGCTTGCATTGTTCTTGATGATGCATAGCAGACTGGTCTACGAAGCAGCATCAACATTGGCAGCCAAAGTAGTATAAATCTACTCGAAGAAGTTGAGATTCCAGGGGCCATAGGCGGACTTGGGCGGAGCAGTTGGAAGTTAAAGTTCATCTATCCCCCTTTTGAGTCTGCACTAGCCCCTTTTTGACCCATCTCCGACTCAACTCCGACGGGATCAGGCCAGGAGTTCTAGCCGGGGAACCTTGATCAGACCAGGGCTTCATCTGCAAGCCTCCGGACTTAATTGAGACTTGATTTCCCTATGTCCGCAGAGTGtttacctataataactcGTTCATGGTCTGCACTATCCAAATTAGTTGGTCTTTCAGCTTCCGTCGCCATTCTACTCTACATAACTTGTACTTCCAGACCTCCTACCATCATGAAAAGTGGTGTTTCGTTCAATCCTGATAAGGATATTCTCGACCTCTCCGGAAAGGTCATCTTGGTTACTGGAGGCAATACCGGGTTAGGCCTCGAGACCGTCCTGCAGCTCGCAAAGCACAACCCTGCGCACATCTATCTTGCAGCAAGGTCGGAAGAAAAAGGCAACCAGGCCATCAGGGAGGTCCAAGAGAAGGTTCCCAATGCACCGCCCATCACTTTCCTCCGTCTTGATCTCGGCTCCTTCGAGAGCACGAAAGCAGCCGCTGCTTCGTTCCGAGCCTCATCAGACCGCCTGGATATTCTGGTTAACAATGCCGGTATAATGGCCGTTCCGGAAGGCCTCACTAAGGACGGATACGAAATCCAGTTTGGCACTAACCACCTCGGCCACGCTCTCCTCACCAAGCTCCTTCTGCCAACCCTCAAAGCGACCGCCGCCAACACCTCTTCTGACGTAAGAGTCGTGTTCCTCTCGTCATCTGCATCGAGTATAGCGCCTAAGGACTCTTACCATCTCGACAAAGCCAAGACGATGATGCAGCATCTCGGCACCTGGACCCGCTACGGCCAGTCTAAGCTCGCAAACATTCACTATAACGCAGCGCTTGCGAAACGCCACCCTGACATCAAGTTCATCAGTCTTCACCCTGGAGTGGTGAAGACCAACCTAAGTGACTCGTTTATCAACAGTTATGGTGCACTGTTGGCCGCGGTGTTTAGGTTTATTGGTAATATGACATCTGTGAGCGTTGAGAATGGAGCCTTGAACCAACTCTGGGCTGCGACTAGTCAGGATGTGGAATCTGGAGTCTTTTACTATCCGGTTGGGGTCACGGGCAAGGGTTCGGCGCTGAGTAATAATGAGAAGGTTCGGGAGCAGTTATGGGAATGGACGGAGAAGGAGCTTGAATCATATGTTCTTTAGTAGTTGAATACGACATGCTAAGGGGCTACCGCCGCAGAGCAAACTTGCCAACGTTGATACTTCTCGTGGGAAATGCAGCATTCAAACGGCATCAAAATGCAATGCTATCTACATGCTGCCTTGAGCCCGCGCTGATCCTTGGTATATTGATATCCAAACATGGCTAAGGTCAGAAGGCAACTGGCAGCTCCCCAGGCAGCATCCCAGCCTCCAAATATGAACCTCAATGGCGCCGCAAGCATGAATATGCCGCCAACGCAGACAAGGAAGATAGATTGAGATGAGAGAAGCCACCCTTCCTCGACGATTAACCCCCGAAAGGGCAATTCATAAAGCGAAGGACATCCCCATTCGTCGAAGAGTTTTAGTACTTCTCTGAGAACAAACTCATTAGCCATTCAAATTACTTTTTCAAGTGTTGCGAGGAAATGGGCAATTACAAGTGTGAGTAAAATCGGTTTTTTGGAATGAGATCATTCGCCTCGCTCACTTCGGGACGGTGGAAGGCCAAGGTGAGGAATGATCTTCTCCTGGACAGCTGTAATAGCTTTCTCTTTGCCTTTCCAAAATTCTCAAAGGGACATTCGTAAGGCGACCCATATGCCTCTAAAACCGTATAGTGGTCTTCTCTGTCGTCGTCGCACTCTTGATGATGTTTGAATATTCCATCGTGCGGATCATAATAACAAGTGAATGCCCTGTCTGGCACTTGATCAATGATggcttgttgttgctgcaTCTGGACTTCCAAGTCTTCTGGCGTACAAGCACCGAGGAATTGTGAATGTCCATCACCGAATCTGTTCGAACTGTTCGACCCGACCTGTGCTAGTAGTGATACCTGTGTTGCTCGTCAGCGGTAGTATCTCTGAGGGCACTATCGCAATTCCCACCGAGGCTAATGAGACCTGCTTAACACCGTAAAAAGGAAGTCGGTGTCTCCAGCTCTTATGGAAAGTGTTCCAAGAATCTTTGATTAGACTCCACTGGCCGACATAGTCTGTCGCCATGGTTGAGATCGGAATCAGAACTGGTAGTACACGACATGCTGAGGGACTACCACAGCAGAGCAACAGGACGCAGGAGTCGCCATTTTCCGAGCCAAGAATCGGTTccaatatttcttttaatttctCAGTCCGGTCTCGGTGTTTTTCTCGGTGTTTTTCTCGGTGTTTTTTGAGCCGCTGGGGGCGTTTGAGTGTTATCTTGTCGCTGCTGTCCCCATCCTTTT
This region of Fusarium falciforme chromosome 5, complete sequence genomic DNA includes:
- a CDS encoding uncharacterized protein (Expressed protein); this encodes MKFPKPPRAALQRPPPAHYEYDAEAARSTSSPPLSPPCSQSIDVGSNISFEDRGSQLPPDEKLPAESHSRENEGQKDGDSSDKITLKRPQRLKKHREKHREKHRDRTEKLKEILEPILGSENGDSCVLLLCCGSPSACRVLPVLIPISTMATDYVGQWSLIKDSWNTFHKSWRHRLPFYGVKQVSLASVSLLAQVGSNSSNRFGDGHSQFLGACTPEDLEVQMQQQQAIIDQVPDRAFTCYYDPHDGIFKHHQECDDDREDHYTVLEAYGSPYECPFENFGKAKRKLLQLSRRRSFLTLAFHRPEVSEANDLIPKNRFYSHLEVLKLFDEWGCPSLYELPFRGLIVEEGWLLSSQSIFLVCVGGIFMLAAPLRFIFGGWDAAWGAASCLLTLAMFGYQYTKDQRGLKAACR